In Thalassospira sp. TSL5-1, one DNA window encodes the following:
- a CDS encoding DUF3012 domain-containing protein: protein MGWMQRILIALAAMMVTLTLVACAPEIGSRDWCDTMQHTPKPDWTANQTSDFAKYCMS from the coding sequence ATGGGATGGATGCAAAGAATCCTGATCGCCCTGGCCGCCATGATGGTGACACTGACACTGGTTGCCTGCGCACCCGAGATTGGCAGCCGTGACTGGTGCGATACCATGCAACATACGCCCAAACCGGACTGGACAGCGAATCAGACCAGTGATTTTGCGAAATATTGCATGTCCTGA